A portion of the Bombus pascuorum chromosome 8, iyBomPasc1.1, whole genome shotgun sequence genome contains these proteins:
- the LOC132909552 gene encoding NEDD8-activating enzyme E1 catalytic subunit, producing MGSDHMHRRWSSLRKVLERTGPFCRPDFEPSPETLQFLLDNCKILVIGAGGLGCELLKDLGLMGFRQIHVIDMDTIELSNLNRQFLFRHKDIGSSKAEVAAKFVNSRIPGCNVISHCCKIQDKDEEFYRQFHIVICGLDSIIARRWINGMLLSLLVYEDGELDRSTVIPMIDGGTEGFKGNARVILPGLSACVECTLDLYPPQVTYPLCTIANTPRLPEHCIEYVKVIQWPKENPFDCAIDGDDPQHINWIYEKSNERAAQFGIQGLTYRLVQGVVKNIIPAVASTNAVIAATCATEAFKLASSCSASLNNYMVLNDVDGIYTYTYEAEKKEDCVACSQIPKEIEISNPKFKLKDLIESLCERPDLQMKNPGLTAYIDGKNKTLYMQTVTSIEERTRENLTKTLIELGLRHGSEINVADITTPNTIILKLKFVYCNSDM from the exons ATGGGTTCCGATCATATGCATAGACGATGGAGTAGTTTACGAAAAGTATTAGAAAGAACAGGTCCTTTTTGTAGACCAGATTTTGAACCATCGCCAGAaacattgcaatttttattagacAATTGCAAGATTCTCGTCATTGGCGCCGGTGGTTTAGGATGCGAATTACTTAAAGATTTAGGGTTGATGGGTTTTAGACAAATTCATGTAATCGATATGGACACGATTGAATTATCTAACCTCAACCG GCAATTTCTCTTCCGCCATAAAGATATCGGCTCGTCAAAAGCGGAAGTAGCTGCAAAGTTTGTCAATAGTAGAATACCAGGCTGCAATGTTATATCACATTGTTGCAAAATACAGGATAAAGATGAAGAATTTTATAGACAATTTCACATAGTCATTTGTGGTCTAGACTCGATCATTGCAAGAAGATGGATCAATGGAATGCTGTTGTCTTTATTAGTTTATGAAGATGGTGAACTTGATCGGTCCACTGTAATACCTATGATTGATGGAGGAACGGAAGGTTTTAAAGGAAATGCAAGAGTAATACTACCTGGTCTGTCTGCTTGCGTTGAATGTACTTTGGATTTATATCCTCCCCAG GTGACATACCCATTGTGTACGATAGCAAATACTCCACGCCTACCAGAACATTGTATAGAGTATGTGAAAGTAATTCAATGGCCAAAAGAAAATCCATTTGATTGTGCGATAGACGGAGATGATCCTCAGCACATAAACTggatttatgaaaaatctaaTGAAAGAGCAGCACAATTTGGAATACAAGGATTAACATATAGATTAGTGCAAGGTGTagtcaaaaatattatacctgCTGTGGCATCTACAAATGCTGTCATTGCTGCAACATGTGCTACCGAGGCATTTAAACTTGCTAGCAGTTGTAGTGCTTCGCTAAATAACTATAtg GTACTGAATGACGTAGATGGAATTTATACTTACACTTATGAagcagaaaagaaagaagattgcGTGGCGTGTAGTCAAATTccaaaagaaatcgaaattaGTAATCctaaattcaaattgaaaGACTTGATAGAGAGCTTGTGCGAAAGGCCAGACTTGCAAATGAAAAATCCAGGTCTCACGGCGTACATTGatgggaaaaataaaacgttgtATATGCAAACTGTAACGAGTATTGAGGAGAGAACTCGTGAGAATCTAACAAAAACGCTCATCGAACTCGGGCTTAGACACGGCAGTGAGATAAATGTCGCTGACATTACCACTCctaatacaattatattaaaattaaaatttgtatattgtaATTCAGATATGTGA